Proteins found in one Anaerolineales bacterium genomic segment:
- a CDS encoding BMC domain-containing protein, with protein sequence MIETRSYPAMVEAADAMVKAAKVELVAYEKTGGGHVTAIVRGDVAAVKAAVEAGARGAEKVGEVVAIHVIPRPHANVDRTLPLGRGPAKGG encoded by the coding sequence ATGATCGAGACCCGGAGCTACCCCGCCATGGTCGAGGCGGCGGACGCCATGGTCAAGGCGGCGAAGGTCGAGCTGGTTGCCTACGAGAAGACCGGCGGCGGGCATGTAACGGCCATTGTGCGCGGCGACGTGGCGGCGGTGAAAGCCGCCGTCGAGGCTGGGGCCCGCGGGGCCGAGAAGGTCGGTGAGGTGGTGGCCATCCACGTCATCCCGCGGCCGCATGCCAATGTCGACCGCACGCTGCCGTTGGGTCGCGGCCCCGCCAAGGGCGGATAG